The following coding sequences lie in one Pirellulales bacterium genomic window:
- a CDS encoding FkbM family methyltransferase, with the protein MVKKLPGVQRLADDTLLWRLYGRWRPDCVTLPGTERQIFVDPLENRGLALLKNRAAGQPFLKRFWKSACAELRPTAVLDIGLNYGEIVLAETYPPATKILGIEANPALTRWLERSRQIHPNATQLQFVYALAGEQAAGEENFYINEKWSGSSSAILDPSRPGVTSRTVPCVSVDGLWAGQLTPADRLLFKIDVEGYEPPVLRGMRQTLATCGQWLGIIEFNEEFFPRLGIDAGEFVAELAAQASLIALCHNGQLRPLPTANLDDWHMILGEGPICVDLILVSRGWECDFLSNWLAESAHHSSDSHSADNHPAA; encoded by the coding sequence ATGGTCAAGAAATTGCCCGGCGTCCAGCGTCTGGCCGATGACACGCTGTTATGGCGACTGTACGGCCGCTGGCGGCCCGATTGTGTTACTCTCCCCGGTACAGAGCGGCAAATCTTTGTCGATCCCCTGGAAAACCGCGGGCTAGCGCTCTTAAAAAACAGAGCAGCCGGCCAGCCATTTTTAAAACGCTTTTGGAAGTCCGCCTGCGCCGAACTGCGTCCCACCGCCGTTCTGGATATTGGCCTCAATTACGGCGAGATCGTCCTGGCGGAGACGTATCCCCCCGCGACCAAAATCCTGGGCATCGAGGCAAATCCCGCCCTTACCCGCTGGCTTGAACGCTCGCGTCAGATTCACCCCAATGCCACGCAGTTGCAATTTGTGTACGCACTTGCCGGGGAGCAAGCCGCCGGAGAAGAGAACTTTTATATCAACGAAAAATGGTCCGGCAGTTCCTCGGCCATTTTGGATCCCAGTCGTCCCGGTGTGACCTCCCGCACCGTTCCCTGCGTCAGCGTGGACGGCCTCTGGGCGGGACAGCTTACCCCGGCAGACCGTTTGCTGTTTAAGATCGATGTCGAAGGGTACGAGCCCCCCGTCTTGCGCGGAATGCGGCAAACACTGGCCACCTGTGGCCAATGGCTGGGAATCATCGAATTCAACGAAGAGTTTTTTCCCCGTCTGGGGATCGACGCGGGGGAATTTGTGGCGGAACTAGCCGCCCAGGCCAGCCTGATAGCCCTTTGCCATAACGGTCAATTGCGTCCCTTGCCCACCGCTAATTTAGACGATTGGCACATGATTCTGGGGGAGGGGCCAATTTGCGTGGATTTGATTTTGGTATCGCGTGGTTGGGAGTGTGATTTTTTAAGCAACTGGCTGGCGGAAAGCGCACATCACTCCTCCGACAGTCACTCCGCAGATAACCATCCTGCCGCATGA
- the neuC gene encoding UDP-N-acetylglucosamine 2-epimerase, whose translation MSSVTSPLRKVCVVLVDRANYGRLKPVMHALQDHAALQLQVIAAGTMVLERFQQPVNIVRGDGFPIDGEVYMELEGSVPATMAKSVGFGIVEFTNEFQRLKPDVVLIIGDRYEALAAAIAAAYMNLTIVHIQGGEVTGSIDESARHAISKFAHFHFPSTKRSSEYLLRMGERPDSILGVGCPSSDIARVFDRSLAPEIINARGAGSQIDVTQPFLLVLFHPTTTEFGGERAQMEALLDAIFAIRRPTVLLWPNIDAGSDHIGKAIRVYRDQRRPDWLRTMTNLSPENYLKVLANTACAIGNSSSFVRDAGYFGTPVVLVGNRQEGREHDQHVIPVRPIATEIEATIRRQLEHGRYPPSTLYGDGHVAERIAAGIATLTPYIQKRLHYVNEG comes from the coding sequence ATGAGTTCCGTGACTTCGCCCTTGCGTAAGGTGTGTGTTGTCCTGGTGGATCGCGCCAATTATGGCCGGTTAAAGCCTGTGATGCACGCTTTGCAAGATCATGCCGCGTTGCAGTTGCAGGTGATCGCCGCGGGAACGATGGTGCTCGAGCGGTTTCAACAACCGGTCAATATTGTCCGGGGGGATGGCTTTCCCATTGACGGCGAAGTTTATATGGAACTGGAAGGATCCGTCCCCGCCACGATGGCCAAAAGCGTGGGCTTTGGGATTGTGGAATTTACCAACGAATTTCAGCGCCTTAAACCCGATGTGGTGTTGATCATTGGTGACCGGTACGAAGCGTTAGCCGCGGCTATCGCCGCCGCCTACATGAACCTGACGATCGTCCATATCCAGGGAGGGGAGGTCACCGGTTCGATTGACGAATCCGCCCGTCACGCCATCAGCAAATTTGCCCATTTTCATTTTCCCAGCACCAAAAGAAGCAGCGAATATCTGCTGCGGATGGGAGAACGTCCCGATTCGATCCTGGGGGTGGGTTGTCCCTCTAGCGATATCGCACGTGTGTTTGACCGCTCCCTTGCGCCGGAAATTATCAATGCACGGGGGGCCGGCTCGCAAATTGACGTCACGCAACCGTTCTTGCTGGTGTTATTTCACCCCACGACGACGGAATTTGGCGGCGAGCGGGCTCAAATGGAAGCGCTCCTGGATGCGATCTTTGCCATTCGCAGGCCCACGGTTTTGCTTTGGCCAAATATCGACGCCGGTTCGGACCATATTGGCAAGGCGATCCGGGTCTATCGCGACCAGCGCAGGCCCGACTGGCTGCGGACCATGACCAACCTCTCGCCGGAAAATTATTTAAAGGTGTTGGCCAACACCGCCTGCGCGATTGGCAACTCCAGCAGCTTTGTGCGGGACGCGGGGTACTTTGGCACGCCGGTCGTTCTCGTGGGCAATCGCCAAGAAGGGCGCGAACATGACCAGCATGTCATTCCGGTCAGGCCCATCGCCACCGAAATCGAGGCCACGATTCGCCGCCAATTGGAGCACGGACGTTATCCCCCCAGCACGCTCTATGGCGACGGCCACGTGGCCGAGCGCATCGCCGCTGGGATCGCCACGTTAACGCCCTATATCCAAAAGCGCCTGCATTATGTAAACGAGGGGTAA
- the ribD gene encoding bifunctional diaminohydroxyphosphoribosylaminopyrimidine deaminase/5-amino-6-(5-phosphoribosylamino)uracil reductase RibD, with protein sequence MNFTEEDTLWMARAVELAARGEGYVEPNPQVGCLIVKNGQVVAEGWHQQYGGPHAEVHALRLAGESARGSTVYVTLEPCCHYGKTPPCTEALIAAGVSRVVFASGDPHPAVNGGGRQALVTAGIAVEAGLLERDANRLNAPYFKRLATGLPWVIAKWAMTLDGKIAASTGHSQWITGEPARQAVHRLRGRMDAILVGGGTARRDDPLLTARPPGPRRALRVILDSKAQLASESQLLTTAREVPLLVVVGPDAKERELRRLQAAGAEIFTTAAGNPTEHWGEILAELGRRNVTNLLVEGGSRVLGSLHDAGRIDEVWAFIAPKLVGGFLAPTPFAGHGLEQIPAKTAFSEHQWRVLGEDLWFTGRLQKA encoded by the coding sequence ATGAACTTTACCGAAGAAGACACCTTGTGGATGGCGCGGGCGGTGGAATTGGCTGCTCGTGGGGAAGGCTATGTGGAGCCAAACCCCCAGGTTGGGTGCTTGATTGTCAAAAATGGTCAAGTAGTGGCCGAGGGCTGGCATCAACAGTACGGTGGACCTCATGCCGAAGTTCACGCTTTGCGCCTGGCGGGAGAATCAGCACGGGGGAGCACTGTTTACGTAACCCTAGAACCTTGTTGCCATTACGGCAAAACACCCCCCTGCACCGAGGCTCTCATTGCCGCGGGTGTCTCGCGCGTCGTCTTTGCCAGCGGGGATCCCCATCCAGCGGTTAATGGGGGAGGGCGGCAGGCACTAGTAACGGCGGGAATCGCCGTAGAGGCGGGTCTGCTGGAACGGGACGCCAACCGGTTGAATGCCCCGTATTTCAAGCGTTTAGCCACCGGCCTCCCGTGGGTCATTGCCAAATGGGCGATGACACTTGACGGCAAAATTGCTGCTTCCACCGGCCACAGCCAGTGGATCACCGGTGAACCTGCGCGCCAGGCCGTGCACCGCCTGCGGGGTCGGATGGACGCGATTTTGGTCGGTGGCGGCACCGCCCGGCGGGATGATCCGCTACTTACCGCCCGGCCTCCAGGACCGCGACGGGCGTTGCGGGTAATTTTGGATTCAAAGGCCCAATTGGCCAGCGAAAGTCAACTGCTGACAACCGCGCGGGAGGTGCCGCTGCTGGTGGTGGTGGGCCCCGATGCCAAGGAGCGGGAATTGCGGCGACTGCAGGCCGCCGGAGCCGAAATCTTTACCACCGCCGCGGGAAATCCCACCGAGCATTGGGGGGAAATCTTGGCCGAATTGGGTCGACGCAACGTCACGAATTTGCTGGTAGAAGGGGGGAGTCGCGTACTAGGATCATTGCACGACGCCGGACGGATCGACGAAGTCTGGGCGTTCATCGCGCCCAAGCTGGTCGGGGGCTTTTTGGCCCCGACCCCCTTTGCCGGGCATGGACTCGAGCAAATTCCCGCAAAAACGGCGTTTAGCGAGCATCAATGGCGCGTGCTGGGAGAGGATTTATGGTTTACCGGCCGATTACAAAAAGCCTAA
- a CDS encoding acylneuraminate cytidylyltransferase family protein has protein sequence MRILGIVTARGGSKGIPRKNLAPLLGQPLLAYTAQAALASQLTRVVLSTDCPEIAAVGEKLGLEVPFLRPAELAADDTPTLPVLQDVVRRLADQGDEYDGVFILQPTNPLRLVSDIDGAIELLITSGADSVISFVPVGERHPARMKQLDPQRRVVNPPFAEQFEGQRRQDLPPYYLRDGSVYVTRMTILMEQNSIQGTDCRAWLMPVERAWNVDEPFDLFMVEQLLRYQQVSGE, from the coding sequence ATGCGTATCCTTGGCATTGTTACCGCCCGCGGCGGATCCAAAGGGATCCCTCGCAAAAACCTAGCCCCCCTGCTGGGCCAGCCGCTCTTGGCCTATACGGCCCAGGCGGCCCTGGCTAGCCAGTTGACGCGAGTGGTGCTATCGACCGATTGCCCGGAAATTGCCGCCGTGGGGGAAAAGCTGGGCCTGGAAGTGCCATTTTTACGCCCGGCTGAATTGGCCGCCGATGACACGCCCACGTTGCCGGTATTGCAAGATGTGGTGCGTCGACTAGCCGACCAGGGAGATGAATACGATGGTGTGTTTATTTTGCAGCCAACCAATCCGTTGCGGTTAGTCAGCGATATTGACGGAGCGATCGAATTATTAATCACCAGCGGGGCGGATTCGGTGATTAGTTTTGTCCCCGTGGGGGAGCGCCATCCCGCCCGGATGAAACAACTCGATCCGCAGCGGCGCGTGGTCAATCCCCCGTTTGCCGAGCAGTTTGAAGGCCAGCGCCGCCAAGATCTGCCCCCTTATTACCTGCGTGATGGGTCGGTCTATGTCACCCGGATGACCATCCTGATGGAGCAAAACTCTATTCAGGGGACGGACTGCCGGGCGTGGCTGATGCCGGTCGAGCGGGCTTGGAACGTGGATGAACCGTTTGATTTGTTTATGGTCGAGCAATTGTTGCGGTACCAGCAGGTGAGTGGGGAGTGA
- a CDS encoding glyoxalase superfamily protein encodes MLIHSTIPILRIFDEARALAFYRDWLGFTVDWVHRFEPTLPAYMQISWAGCTLHLTEHHGDCCPGSTVFLRVSGLREYHAELLAKNYPHLRPGIEQTFHNSLCMELIDPFGNRLRFDETLGET; translated from the coding sequence ATGCTCATTCACTCCACCATCCCGATCTTGCGGATTTTTGATGAGGCCCGCGCGCTCGCGTTTTATCGCGACTGGCTGGGGTTCACCGTCGATTGGGTGCATCGGTTTGAGCCGACGCTGCCAGCCTATATGCAGATATCCTGGGCCGGCTGCACGCTCCATTTGACTGAACATCATGGGGACTGCTGTCCCGGCTCGACAGTCTTTCTGCGCGTAAGCGGCCTGCGGGAATACCACGCGGAACTCCTGGCCAAAAACTATCCCCATTTACGTCCCGGCATTGAACAGACGTTTCACAACTCGCTCTGCATGGAGCTAATCGACCCCTTTGGCAACCGCCTGCGATTTGATGAAACGCTGGGCGAGACGTAA
- a CDS encoding bi-domain-containing oxidoreductase translates to MFFPAWELAGKGHGAAKKSGGVFPCFGDSFVKQLVQHLRSGVLELLEIPCPQAGAGQLLIQTRASLISAGTERFLVEFGKASLWQKARQNPDRVRQVWNKIKTDGLWPTLEAVFAKLDEPLPLGYCNAGVVLEVGAGVANFAAGDRVVSNGGHAHVVAVPKNLCAKIPDNVSDEEASYAVLSAIGLQGIRLLQPGIGDNVAVFGLGLIGLVTVQMLVNSGVRVLGIDVDPQRLALAQSLGAEVVNVGSGGDPIAAGLGFSQGEGVDGVLITASAKQDQIVHQAAEISRKRGKIVLVGVVNLNLDRADFYKKELTFQVSCSYGPGRYDPNYEDRGLDYPYPYVRWTEQRNIAAVLEQMSRGKLNVRSLISSRIPFDDAEQAYQLLSQDRNQLGIVLHYPAEPVARHSVVATPRTDARGRASATLQSIPPVAGTLAVPHQPPSAATSQIDTVISLPAADHPTRGVGSVRLGMIGAGGFATRVLLPAIKPTGVQLAGIASARGLSAAHAARKFGFATSTSDYHTILADPSVNAVCIMTRHQQHAGMVVEALQAGKHVFVEKPLAIDQAGLAAVAAAHAAHPDQQLLVGFNRRFSPHAVTIQKLLATRSEPATVHMLINAGALPGDHWTVDKSSGGGRIIGEGCHWFDLLSFLLGQPITAVQANAKGSADTAADHQSLTLSLADGSVGVLQYLVNGHKSFAKERITIFCQGQVLELDNFRSLTGYGWPKFSKQNLWAQDKGHHAEMAQFLARVASGGPQLIPFASLWNTTQATFAAVTSAPTGDWTAVAPLPVQVTSPSTTNPERVGQSNGHLVEGKHASSGKGEPLPRSASPFAQSGATVSDFGGKPD, encoded by the coding sequence TTGTTTTTCCCTGCCTGGGAGCTGGCGGGTAAAGGCCACGGAGCGGCAAAAAAGAGCGGTGGCGTCTTCCCTTGTTTTGGCGATAGCTTTGTGAAGCAATTGGTGCAACATCTTCGTTCCGGTGTGTTGGAACTGCTGGAAATCCCCTGCCCCCAGGCCGGGGCGGGGCAGTTGCTAATCCAAACGCGCGCCAGTCTTATATCCGCGGGGACCGAGCGCTTTTTGGTCGAATTTGGCAAGGCTAGCCTTTGGCAAAAAGCCCGCCAAAACCCCGATCGCGTCCGCCAAGTCTGGAACAAGATCAAAACTGACGGCCTCTGGCCCACGCTGGAGGCGGTCTTTGCCAAATTGGACGAGCCGCTCCCCCTGGGTTATTGCAATGCGGGGGTCGTCCTGGAAGTAGGCGCGGGGGTCGCCAATTTTGCCGCGGGGGACCGGGTAGTCAGTAATGGCGGACACGCGCATGTGGTGGCCGTTCCCAAGAATCTCTGTGCCAAAATTCCAGATAACGTCAGCGACGAGGAAGCCAGCTACGCCGTCTTATCCGCGATTGGGTTGCAGGGGATCCGGTTATTGCAACCAGGCATCGGCGATAATGTGGCGGTTTTTGGCTTGGGTTTGATCGGGTTGGTGACGGTGCAAATGCTGGTCAACAGCGGCGTCCGGGTGCTGGGGATTGATGTGGATCCCCAGCGATTGGCCCTGGCCCAAAGCCTGGGGGCGGAAGTGGTCAACGTGGGAAGCGGTGGTGACCCGATCGCCGCGGGACTGGGATTTAGCCAGGGCGAAGGGGTCGATGGCGTGCTCATCACCGCGAGCGCCAAACAAGACCAAATTGTCCATCAAGCGGCGGAAATCAGCCGTAAACGGGGAAAAATTGTCCTGGTGGGCGTGGTCAATCTGAATCTCGACCGGGCCGATTTTTATAAGAAAGAACTGACATTTCAGGTCAGTTGCAGCTACGGCCCGGGGCGCTATGATCCGAATTATGAAGATCGGGGGCTGGATTATCCGTATCCCTACGTGCGCTGGACGGAACAGCGCAATATCGCGGCGGTGCTTGAGCAAATGTCCCGCGGCAAATTGAACGTCCGGTCGCTCATCAGCAGCCGCATTCCCTTTGACGATGCCGAGCAAGCCTATCAGTTGCTTTCCCAGGATCGCAATCAACTGGGGATCGTCCTGCATTATCCCGCGGAGCCGGTCGCCCGGCATTCGGTCGTGGCCACTCCCCGGACCGACGCTCGGGGACGCGCTAGCGCAACTTTACAATCGATTCCCCCAGTCGCGGGAACGCTTGCCGTTCCGCATCAGCCCCCATCCGCCGCTACCTCGCAGATAGATACCGTGATTTCCCTACCCGCCGCCGACCATCCCACACGGGGGGTCGGTTCGGTGCGACTAGGCATGATTGGGGCGGGGGGGTTTGCCACGCGGGTCTTATTGCCGGCGATCAAACCGACCGGCGTCCAACTGGCGGGGATAGCCAGCGCCCGCGGTCTGAGCGCCGCGCATGCGGCCCGCAAGTTTGGCTTTGCAACTAGCACCAGCGATTATCACACCATCCTGGCGGACCCCTCGGTCAATGCGGTCTGCATCATGACGCGGCATCAGCAGCACGCGGGGATGGTGGTTGAGGCATTGCAAGCGGGCAAGCACGTCTTTGTGGAAAAACCGCTGGCGATCGACCAGGCGGGACTAGCCGCTGTCGCGGCGGCACATGCGGCGCACCCCGACCAGCAACTATTGGTGGGATTTAACCGGCGTTTTTCCCCCCATGCGGTGACCATCCAAAAATTGCTAGCCACACGCAGCGAGCCGGCAACAGTGCACATGTTGATCAACGCGGGCGCGCTGCCGGGAGACCACTGGACCGTTGATAAATCCAGCGGCGGCGGGCGCATCATTGGCGAAGGGTGTCACTGGTTTGATCTGCTTAGCTTTTTACTAGGTCAGCCGATCACCGCGGTCCAGGCCAACGCCAAAGGGTCCGCCGACACCGCGGCCGATCATCAGTCCCTCACGCTGAGTCTGGCGGATGGGTCGGTCGGCGTGTTGCAGTATCTGGTTAATGGACACAAAAGTTTTGCCAAGGAGCGCATCACGATTTTTTGCCAAGGCCAAGTGTTGGAACTGGACAATTTTCGCAGCTTGACCGGTTACGGTTGGCCTAAATTTAGCAAACAAAACTTATGGGCCCAAGACAAGGGGCATCACGCTGAAATGGCCCAGTTCTTGGCGCGTGTGGCTAGCGGCGGTCCACAATTGATCCCGTTTGCCAGTTTATGGAATACCACCCAGGCCACTTTTGCGGCGGTGACTAGCGCACCCACGGGGGACTGGACCGCGGTCGCACCCCTTCCCGTCCAGGTGACCTCCCCTTCCACGACAAATCCTGAACGTGTGGGGCAGAGCAATGGCCACTTGGTCGAAGGGAAGCACGCTTCTAGCGGAAAGGGAGAGCCGCTGCCGCGCTCAGCCAGTCCCTTCGCACAAAGCGGTGCCACCGTGAGTGACTTTGGCGGTAAACCAGACTAA
- a CDS encoding N-acetylneuraminate synthase family protein yields the protein MSDTIQIAALTVGAGHPCLIIAEVAQAHDGSLGTAHAYIDAAAACGADAVKFQTHIAAAESTPSEPFRVKFSRQDANRYDYWRRMEFTPEQWAGLRQHALDRGLIFLSSAFSAAAVELLEKLEMPAWKVGSGEIGTLPLLSQMAATGKPVLLSTGLADWSTLDQAVATVWGANPRGPDGALAVFQCTTAYPCPPERVGLNVLPQLQARYRCPVGLSDHSGTIYAGLGGVCFGANLLEAHIVFSRECFGPDVPASLTTAEFSQLVAGVRFLEAATSSAVDKDAGAVELAGLRQVFGKSVVAAADLPAGHRLSLADLALKKPGSGIPAAQLGSVAGRVLAHAVVRDTLLSEGDFLPFDQ from the coding sequence TTGTCCGACACCATTCAAATCGCCGCACTGACCGTGGGCGCGGGACATCCCTGCCTGATCATCGCCGAAGTCGCGCAAGCGCATGATGGCAGTTTGGGGACTGCGCATGCCTATATTGACGCGGCGGCGGCATGCGGGGCGGACGCGGTTAAGTTTCAAACACATATCGCCGCCGCGGAATCCACCCCGTCAGAGCCGTTTCGCGTCAAGTTTTCCCGCCAAGACGCCAACCGTTATGATTATTGGCGGCGGATGGAATTCACCCCCGAACAATGGGCCGGTCTGCGGCAACACGCGCTGGACCGGGGGCTGATTTTCTTATCATCGGCTTTTTCGGCGGCGGCCGTGGAATTGCTGGAAAAACTAGAGATGCCCGCCTGGAAAGTCGGTTCCGGAGAAATTGGCACGCTGCCGCTGCTGAGCCAAATGGCCGCGACCGGCAAACCGGTGCTGCTCTCCACCGGCTTGGCGGATTGGTCAACCCTGGACCAGGCTGTGGCCACGGTGTGGGGGGCCAATCCCCGGGGACCCGACGGCGCACTGGCGGTTTTTCAGTGCACGACCGCCTATCCCTGTCCGCCCGAGCGCGTCGGCCTGAATGTGCTGCCACAGTTGCAAGCCCGATATCGCTGTCCCGTGGGCCTGAGCGATCATTCCGGGACTATTTATGCTGGATTGGGAGGGGTCTGCTTTGGAGCTAATTTACTTGAAGCGCACATTGTCTTTAGCCGCGAGTGTTTTGGCCCGGACGTTCCCGCCTCGTTGACTACCGCCGAATTTTCCCAACTTGTCGCAGGGGTTCGTTTTTTAGAAGCCGCCACCAGCAGCGCAGTAGATAAGGACGCGGGAGCGGTGGAGCTAGCTGGTTTGCGTCAAGTCTTTGGCAAGAGTGTGGTTGCCGCGGCGGATTTGCCCGCCGGACATCGTCTGTCGCTGGCGGATTTGGCACTAAAAAAGCCAGGTTCGGGCATTCCCGCGGCTCAATTAGGATCGGTGGCGGGTCGGGTGCTGGCACATGCGGTCGTGCGGGACACGTTGCTCTCAGAGGGGGATTTTTTACCCTTTGACCAATAA
- a CDS encoding NAD(P)-dependent oxidoreductase: MSLQLLIAESDRFSPRALATLQRHFTVTCADLDRAALLSSIAPYDALWVRLRNQIDQAVFRAAPRLRWVMTNTTGLNHIDLAAAANAGVRVVSLRGEVDFLRQIRATAELTLGLILALVRHLPRAVAHPLAGGWNRDLFEGRELAGLTAGIVGYGRLGSQVAKYLHAMDLRVLTCGPSLRQADVAPEISVVSERELLAQAEIVSLHADYTSENDGFFGARHFAAMRPGAYFINTARGELIDEAALLDSLQTGHLAGAAVDVLRDERSTGMAAHPLIQYAQTHDNLLITPHIGGNTRESLHKTEDFLAEKLCHMLLAEASPPSGEPAQFLAPASAPSAI, translated from the coding sequence GTGTCCCTCCAACTCCTCATCGCCGAGTCCGACCGCTTTAGCCCCCGCGCCCTAGCGACGTTGCAACGTCATTTCACCGTGACCTGTGCCGACTTGGACCGCGCCGCGTTATTATCGTCCATCGCCCCTTATGATGCTTTGTGGGTGCGTTTGCGCAACCAGATTGACCAAGCCGTCTTTCGCGCCGCCCCCCGGTTGCGGTGGGTCATGACCAACACCACGGGACTGAATCATATCGACCTGGCCGCGGCCGCCAACGCCGGTGTGCGGGTCGTCTCGCTACGGGGGGAAGTTGACTTTTTACGCCAAATTCGCGCAACCGCCGAACTCACCCTGGGGCTTATCCTGGCCCTGGTGCGGCATCTGCCGAGGGCTGTGGCACACCCACTGGCTGGCGGCTGGAATCGCGATTTATTTGAAGGGCGCGAGCTAGCCGGTCTGACGGCGGGAATTGTCGGTTATGGCCGGTTGGGAAGCCAGGTGGCCAAATACTTGCACGCGATGGACTTGCGCGTGTTGACCTGCGGGCCATCGTTGCGGCAGGCGGATGTGGCTCCGGAAATTTCAGTCGTAAGCGAGCGGGAATTACTGGCCCAGGCGGAGATTGTGAGTCTGCACGCCGACTACACCTCGGAAAATGACGGTTTTTTTGGTGCGCGGCACTTTGCGGCGATGCGCCCCGGGGCCTATTTTATAAATACAGCCCGCGGAGAGCTGATCGATGAAGCGGCGTTGCTGGATTCCCTGCAAACGGGTCATCTGGCGGGCGCGGCGGTCGATGTCCTGCGGGACGAACGCTCCACGGGCATGGCCGCCCACCCGCTGATTCAATACGCCCAAACGCATGATAATTTATTGATTACGCCACACATCGGGGGGAATACCCGGGAATCACTCCACAAGACCGAGGATTTTTTGGCGGAAAAATTGTGCCACATGCTCCTTGCCGAAGCTTCGCCCCCCAGCGGCGAACCAGCCCAATTTTTAGCCCCTGCATCAGCCCCTAGCGCCATTTAA
- a CDS encoding phytanoyl-CoA dioxygenase family protein: MANPLTSFARMFSGDKTVPSPLLNRMGIQVMRTMIARGMYKFRSLPVDSDLQSAARELLSDGLVVLPEFLPDAEFAAVQSESRQLSADAELKHKTLHHGPNQLELTTFDTSRDFAKYPAIGRFYQDRRLVQLMQCAEKRKLDYTIGNHAYEHLVQGPLGEEKDPETDMHSDIFFHTHKAWLYLEDVAEEHGPLVAVKRSHLLTPKSLAYLYQESTSNNKGSRRITPEELTALGLTETVLTVPKNTLVIANVHGYHCRRRGQPGKERFALHWSLRANPFRLTSR; the protein is encoded by the coding sequence ATGGCCAACCCCCTGACCTCTTTCGCCCGCATGTTTAGCGGGGACAAAACCGTTCCTAGTCCGTTGCTCAATCGGATGGGTATCCAGGTGATGCGCACCATGATCGCGCGGGGAATGTACAAATTTCGCTCGCTACCGGTGGACAGCGATCTGCAATCCGCCGCGCGCGAGTTGCTATCCGATGGCCTGGTGGTATTACCCGAATTTTTGCCGGATGCGGAGTTTGCCGCCGTCCAGTCCGAGTCCCGGCAACTATCCGCCGATGCCGAACTAAAGCACAAGACCCTGCACCACGGCCCCAATCAATTAGAATTGACGACCTTTGACACTAGCCGGGATTTTGCCAAGTATCCGGCGATTGGCCGGTTTTATCAGGATCGGCGGTTGGTCCAACTCATGCAGTGCGCGGAAAAACGCAAACTGGACTACACCATAGGCAATCACGCCTACGAACATCTGGTGCAGGGTCCCCTGGGCGAGGAAAAAGACCCTGAAACCGACATGCATAGCGATATTTTTTTTCACACCCATAAAGCTTGGTTGTATCTCGAGGACGTCGCCGAAGAACACGGCCCGCTGGTCGCGGTCAAGCGGTCGCATTTGCTCACGCCCAAGTCGCTGGCTTATCTGTACCAAGAAAGCACTAGCAATAACAAAGGCTCGCGGCGGATCACACCGGAAGAGTTGACCGCATTGGGGTTGACCGAGACCGTCCTGACCGTGCCAAAAAACACGCTGGTTATCGCCAACGTGCATGGCTATCATTGCCGCCGCCGGGGCCAGCCTGGCAAGGAACGATTTGCCCTGCACTGGAGCCTGCGGGCCAATCCGTTCCGGCTAACGAGTAGGTAG